The sequence GGTGCGGATCACCGAGCCCGACAGCTTCGTGATCACCGCGTTCTGCAAGCCCATGGTGAAGCACAGCAGCATCACCGTCACCGGCACGAACAACCCCTTGAGCGTCGACAAGGTGGCGCCGAGCAGACCAAAGAGCAGGAAAAGAAGCGCCTCGAGCAGCAGCGGGAGCGCGTAGCGGCTGCGCAAGGCGTGTCGCCGGGCAAAGTTGATCATCATGGCCGAGACGATGGCGCCGCACAGAAACGACACGATCGCACCGATGGCGCCGAGCGCGAGGCCGGCCTCGCCCAGCGCGATGTCGTCGGCCAGCGAGGAGACCATGCCGGTCATGTGCGAGGTATATAACTTGACCGCGAGAAACGCACCGGCGTTGGCTGCGCCGGCAACAAAGGCCAGTGCGAGGCCGAGGTGCTGGTCGCTTCGGGCCGATCGGCTGTGGCTGGTCAGACTGCGTGCGTACTGGATGGGCATGAGGGCGCGATGGGGGCTCGTGCAGTGTCGGGTGGATGCTCCGTTGGGGCCGCCGCCGCAACGCGCACCGGGCGTGCCGGACGGGCGCGGCACGGTGGCGTCGTCGAGACGGCCTGACGCCCAATATACTGCGTCAGCCAATTTTTGCCCTGCAGGCCGCGACGGATCGCATCGCGCGCGACGCGACCATCCCGGTGCGCTATGTGCGCTGTTCCGCCCGCCAGGCCGACAGCGTCCATAGAAAGCTCGCGCCATCGGACACCGCAAAGAACACGGCCAGCGGCCCCGGCACGATGTCGAAGCCCCACAGCGCCGCCATGATGAAGGGCACCAGGGGGCGGTCGAGCAGGGAGGCGAACACAAAGCCACGCGCATCGAGCCGCCCGCTCACCACATACAACATCCCCAGGCCGCCCACCAGCAGCCCCACCAGGCGAAAGTAGTTGGCCGCCTGCAGACTCAATTCCGGGCGCTGCAGGAGGCCGGCCACCCCATGCGGCGCCAACAGGATCAGCGGCGCTTCGGCCAGCAGGATCCAGCCGAACACCTCGACGGTGCGGGCCGAGCGGGATTGGCCAACGGGGTGGCACAGGCGGTGGAACAGGGCGGAGGACATGGGGCGCGCTGCCTGAGTGTGGGCGGGGGTGCCTGCTTTCATCATGGCTGCCCGGCGGCCGCCATGCCAGTCGGGCCGCTTGCGACCTTTTGGCCGGTTTTGCGTCTATACCGGTGTATCGGCTTGTCGATGCGACCAACACACTGACAGGAGTTGAAACATGAAACGCTTCCATGCCCACATCGCCGTCGACGATCTCGCGGCGAGCATTGCCTTCTACAGCAAGCTGTTCGGCCAGGCGCCGACCAAGCACAAGGCGGACTACGCCAAGTGGATGCTCGACGATCCGCGCGTCAATTTCGCCATCTCAACGCGTGGCCAGACCCCCGGTCTCGACCACTTCGGCATCCAGGCCGAGCATGCCGGGGAACTGAGCGCGCTCGAGGCGCAGGCGCGCGCCGCTTCCGGCGATGCCCTGCTCGACCCGGGCGAGGCGGCCTGCTGCTACGCCAGGAGCGAGAAGCACTGGGTGCTCGACCCGCAGGGGATCGCCTGGGAGCACTTCCAGACCATGGCAGACGCCGACGTGTTTGGCGCCGGCCGCAGTGCCTCGGCCGTGGACTGTTGCGCGCCGCAGGACGGGGCACCGTCGGACGCCGCCTGCTGCGCCCCGGGCGCCAGCTGCGGGTGAGGGTGACTCCCATGAAGCCGGCGACCGATCCCCTGGGCGAGCGCTTCGTCCGGCTGCGGCAGGGCCTGCGCGCTTACCTGCGCAGGCGCCTGCCCGATGCCGCGCCGGTCGACGATGTGCTGCAGGACGTCTTCGTCAAGGCGGTCGCCGCGCGGCAGACGGGGCGCGCGATCGAGAACCTCAACGGCTGGCTCTACGCCGCGGCGCGCACCGCGGTGGCCGACTATTTCCGCGCTCGCGGTGACGCCACCGAGGCGCTCGACGAGAACCTGCCCATGGGCAGCGAGGCAGACGACGTGCGCCTGCACACCGAGCTGTCATCGTGCCTGCGCGGCTTCATCGATGACTTGCCGGCGCACTATCGCGACACCCTGGTGGCGACCGAGCTCGAAGGCCGCACGCTGCGCGCGCTGGCCGAGGCGCAGGGTGTGTCGGTGTCGGCGATCAAGAGCCGGGCGTCACGCGGCAAACGCCTGCTCAGGGCGCGGGTGCTCGCCTGTTGCCATGTCGAGATGCAGGGTGGGCTGGTGAGCGATTACCACCGCCGGGCGTCCCCGACGGGTGACGGGGGGTGTGCCTAGACGAAGCGTGTCGCTTCGCCGAGATCATCATGCGTCTGTGCCTTGCCCAGCGCGCCGACGAACTTGCGCCAGGCCAGGTCGTCCTGGTCGATGCGGAGCAGGGCGATGTGGCGGTCCTGCGAGCCGAGGCGCAGCACGGTGACCAGCATCACCGACCAGTCGGCGGCGCCCAGTTCGATGATCACCGTACCGGTGCTGCCGGCGGGCAGGCGGCTGTCGCTGTGGACGCGAAAACCGGTGGCGGAGCATTCGAACACCGTCAGCTCGAAGGTGCGGCGGATGCCGAGCTGGCGGGTCGAGAATTCGCCCGGGCAGCGCACGGAAAAACGCCGGTGGGTCCGCCGGCGCATCTCCGAGCGCGGGGCGTCGGCGGGCACGGGCGGCAGCACGCTCTTGTAGTCGGGCAGATCGTAGATCGAGTGCAGCAGCATCAGCTCGCGCAGGCGCAGGGTGGCGAAGGCCTGGGTGCGCTGGTTGAAGAAGTGGTCGATCAGCGCCGGGGTCATCACCGGGTCGGTGGTGGTGTAGAAGCGCTTGGTCGGCCACTGGGTGTTGGGCAGGCTGTCGCCGGTGAAGTAGTCGTAGAGGTTCTTCTCCGGCGGCAGGCGGCCGTAGCGACGGCGGAAGGCGGTGGGCGCGGTGTTCAGGTTGAGGTGGGCGCCGACCGCGGGGGCGCCGTTGACGAAGTCGTAGTGGTCCACCGGCCGCTGCTTGAGCCGCCGGAAGCACAGGATGGACTCGTAGAAGCCGATGTGACGCGGATTGACGGCAATGACCAGGTGGTCGGTGTCGAACTGCCGGGTGGCGTACTCGTACATGAACTTGAGCAGCGGCAGCAGGATGCGGCCGCTGGCCGAACG comes from Denitromonas sp. and encodes:
- a CDS encoding ArsI/CadI family heavy metal resistance metalloenzyme, producing the protein MKRFHAHIAVDDLAASIAFYSKLFGQAPTKHKADYAKWMLDDPRVNFAISTRGQTPGLDHFGIQAEHAGELSALEAQARAASGDALLDPGEAACCYARSEKHWVLDPQGIAWEHFQTMADADVFGAGRSASAVDCCAPQDGAPSDAACCAPGASCG
- a CDS encoding YoaK family protein; the protein is MPIQYARSLTSHSRSARSDQHLGLALAFVAGAANAGAFLAVKLYTSHMTGMVSSLADDIALGEAGLALGAIGAIVSFLCGAIVSAMMINFARRHALRSRYALPLLLEALLFLLFGLLGATLSTLKGLFVPVTVMLLCFTMGLQNAVITKLSGSVIRTTHLTGVITDLGIELGKLFYWNHARLADEPPVVADRSRLATLALLCLFFLTGGVLGALGFKHIGYLTTLPLAGILVLLSAIPVLDDMRHAGRR
- a CDS encoding sigma-70 family RNA polymerase sigma factor, with the protein product MKPATDPLGERFVRLRQGLRAYLRRRLPDAAPVDDVLQDVFVKAVAARQTGRAIENLNGWLYAAARTAVADYFRARGDATEALDENLPMGSEADDVRLHTELSSCLRGFIDDLPAHYRDTLVATELEGRTLRALAEAQGVSVSAIKSRASRGKRLLRARVLACCHVEMQGGLVSDYHRRASPTGDGGCA
- a CDS encoding N-acyl amino acid synthase FeeM domain-containing protein, with protein sequence MIKTLLRLARPALGPLLNRLPVRWRFAAYIRAIRCESQLPDKFVFKLAETREELEACFRLLHDAYVDAGFMKPDPSGLRATVYHALPTTSTLLCRAGDRVVATVSLVRESAMGFPMQRIFDIAAIREAGGNIAEVSALAIDRRFRSASGRILLPLLKFMYEYATRQFDTDHLVIAVNPRHIGFYESILCFRRLKQRPVDHYDFVNGAPAVGAHLNLNTAPTAFRRRYGRLPPEKNLYDYFTGDSLPNTQWPTKRFYTTTDPVMTPALIDHFFNQRTQAFATLRLRELMLLHSIYDLPDYKSVLPPVPADAPRSEMRRRTHRRFSVRCPGEFSTRQLGIRRTFELTVFECSATGFRVHSDSRLPAGSTGTVIIELGAADWSVMLVTVLRLGSQDRHIALLRIDQDDLAWRKFVGALGKAQTHDDLGEATRFV